A genomic segment from Chitinophaga niabensis encodes:
- a CDS encoding RNA polymerase sigma-70 factor codes for MNTKYTPDRKHEPYVSDLFRTYEYPLYILAFRMSKDAAVAKDIIQEVFLALWNMRDRIPEIDNMEAYLFRMTRFKVIKHLRKAATDNNLKEKIRGAMGQMDEDGVSRIEAREFQSVLATVVAKLPAKRRRVYLMRNMEGKTYKDIAEQMNISQHTVKNHLSAALLEIRSFLAARFFW; via the coding sequence ATGAATACGAAGTATACGCCTGACAGAAAACATGAACCATATGTGAGTGATCTGTTCAGAACATACGAGTACCCCTTATATATACTGGCCTTCCGCATGTCCAAAGACGCCGCCGTTGCTAAGGATATTATCCAGGAGGTGTTCCTGGCGTTGTGGAATATGAGGGACAGGATTCCGGAGATAGATAACATGGAAGCGTATCTTTTCCGGATGACGCGTTTCAAAGTGATCAAACATCTGCGGAAAGCGGCTACAGACAATAACCTGAAGGAAAAGATCCGGGGCGCCATGGGGCAGATGGATGAAGATGGTGTTTCCAGGATCGAAGCCAGGGAGTTCCAGTCTGTGCTGGCTACGGTGGTAGCTAAGCTACCAGCCAAAAGAAGACGCGTATACCTCATGCGGAATATGGAAGGTAAAACCTACAAAGACATCGCCGAACAAATGAACATATCGCAGCATACGGTGAAGAACCACCTGTCTGCCGCTCTCCTGGAAATCCGCAGTTTCCTCGCTGCCAGGTTCTTCTGGTAA
- a CDS encoding RidA family protein, producing the protein MKKRILFLSGLLLATVCSAQTLRYVPGAVIVDAAPLAHTALILPLNDAGKLIGKDDPLQQINQVFSNLSRALAGARSASKDIIKLHVSVTSANLVPLVKEQIAKRFAKGKEPAVSFIVGRLLHPGVLLAMDAVAVSALPGAGVVRSPQVGVLPKGGMVFISGMAADGRLPEATANTMQQLLSTLQFLGLNKEHIVQVRAFVHPVDSTGLVEQEVKAFFSGSPMPPVVYTGWNSKNPLVEIELIAASPSGNTALIEYLTPPGVTPSPVYSKVCRINHGKKIYLSGIYGQGNDIQTQLQTAFDTLKDRMKQCDSDLEHLAKALYYVSSNEISTSLTDIRKKYYNPQRPPAATKGLLSQTGPDGSQILIDMIGVQP; encoded by the coding sequence ATGAAAAAAAGGATTTTGTTCTTATCGGGCCTTCTATTGGCTACTGTATGTTCTGCCCAAACATTGAGGTACGTTCCCGGTGCTGTGATAGTGGATGCTGCGCCCTTAGCACATACTGCGCTTATCCTGCCACTAAACGATGCAGGAAAATTAATAGGGAAAGATGATCCCCTGCAGCAGATCAACCAGGTGTTCAGCAATCTTTCGCGGGCACTGGCAGGTGCACGCTCGGCAAGTAAAGATATTATCAAACTGCATGTGAGCGTTACTTCAGCAAACCTGGTGCCATTGGTGAAGGAACAGATCGCGAAGCGGTTTGCGAAAGGGAAGGAGCCTGCGGTAAGTTTTATTGTTGGCAGGTTGTTACATCCCGGTGTGCTGCTGGCAATGGATGCGGTGGCTGTTTCTGCTTTACCGGGTGCCGGGGTGGTCCGTTCCCCCCAGGTAGGAGTATTGCCCAAAGGCGGTATGGTATTCATTTCAGGGATGGCTGCAGATGGCCGCCTGCCGGAAGCTACCGCCAATACCATGCAGCAATTGCTCAGTACGCTGCAATTCCTCGGATTGAATAAGGAACATATTGTTCAGGTAAGGGCTTTTGTGCATCCGGTGGACAGCACGGGTTTGGTGGAACAGGAAGTGAAAGCATTTTTTTCCGGAAGCCCTATGCCGCCTGTGGTATATACCGGGTGGAACAGTAAAAACCCGCTGGTGGAAATTGAACTGATTGCTGCATCCCCTTCAGGTAATACTGCTTTAATAGAATACCTCACACCCCCCGGCGTAACACCTTCTCCTGTATATTCCAAAGTATGCCGGATCAATCACGGCAAAAAGATCTATCTCTCCGGAATATACGGGCAGGGCAATGATATACAAACACAATTGCAGACAGCTTTTGATACACTGAAAGACAGGATGAAGCAATGCGATAGTGATCTGGAACATCTTGCCAAAGCGCTTTATTATGTATCCAGTAATGAGATCAGTACTTCTTTAACAGATATACGGAAGAAGTACTACAACCCGCAACGTCCGCCTGCGGCTACTAAGGGATTACTGAGCCAAACTGGTCCGGATGGCAGCCAGATCCTGATAGATATGATAGGTGTTCAACCCTGA
- a CDS encoding sodium:solute symporter family protein, with translation MEKVDYFVLAGYFLLLIMMGIWGYTKIKSSADFYTAGGKLPWWLSGISHHVSGYSGAVFVAYAAIAYNYGFTLYIWWALSIAIAMVGTTFLIAPRWARLRTKTNIQSPTEYLAARYNLPTQQVMAWSGVIIKLFDVGAKWASIGILLNAFTGLPISTGIAVTGMISIFYITLGGLWADVVNDLASFIIQFVAGIFMLVMVLTQLGDGFSGIFTMWDRLPPSHSTMFNGPYSPLFSISFMVICFFSFSGGTWHFATRFISSPSGSDARKAAGLSTLLFLIWPLVLFFPMFAAPVFLKDLPDPTQSYALMALKFLPHGLLGLLLASMFGNTLAMTAADANTISAVITRDILPVFYKKARNFQPKKMLVMARLTTFLFVLCTLIIAFESGSFGGVLGLIISWFSSLIGPTAVPMILGLLPAFRRSGSAAALLSISGGLLTFAATKLLLPDNMAVGLAAPISVSLVIYITAGFFAAGKVKPAAEVLLDSIKEDT, from the coding sequence ATGGAAAAAGTCGATTATTTCGTACTGGCAGGATATTTTTTGCTCCTCATTATGATGGGGATCTGGGGATATACAAAGATCAAATCTTCCGCCGATTTTTATACTGCCGGAGGCAAGCTGCCCTGGTGGCTTTCAGGTATTTCGCATCATGTGTCCGGCTACAGCGGGGCCGTGTTTGTGGCTTATGCGGCTATTGCCTATAATTATGGTTTTACACTGTATATCTGGTGGGCGCTGAGCATTGCCATCGCCATGGTGGGAACTACTTTTCTGATTGCTCCGCGCTGGGCAAGGCTGAGAACTAAAACTAACATTCAATCCCCTACGGAATACCTGGCAGCACGTTATAACTTACCTACACAGCAGGTGATGGCCTGGAGCGGAGTGATCATTAAACTATTTGATGTGGGTGCCAAATGGGCATCTATAGGGATCCTGCTGAATGCTTTTACAGGGCTTCCCATTAGCACAGGTATTGCGGTAACAGGGATGATCAGCATCTTCTATATTACATTAGGTGGTTTGTGGGCCGATGTGGTGAACGATCTGGCATCTTTTATCATACAGTTTGTTGCCGGGATCTTTATGCTGGTGATGGTGCTGACACAGCTTGGGGATGGTTTTTCGGGGATCTTCACTATGTGGGACCGCTTGCCTCCTTCACACAGCACCATGTTTAACGGGCCTTACTCTCCCTTGTTTTCTATCTCGTTTATGGTGATCTGCTTTTTCAGTTTCAGTGGTGGTACCTGGCATTTTGCTACACGGTTCATTTCATCACCCTCAGGTTCTGATGCAAGGAAAGCCGCCGGCCTTTCTACTTTATTATTTCTCATATGGCCGCTGGTGCTGTTCTTTCCGATGTTCGCGGCGCCTGTTTTCCTGAAAGACCTTCCCGATCCAACCCAGTCTTATGCTTTGATGGCCTTGAAATTCCTGCCACACGGACTTCTTGGCCTGCTGCTGGCTTCCATGTTCGGGAACACGCTGGCTATGACGGCAGCGGATGCGAATACTATTTCCGCGGTGATCACAAGAGATATCTTACCGGTGTTCTATAAAAAGGCACGGAACTTTCAGCCGAAGAAAATGCTGGTGATGGCCAGGCTTACTACTTTCCTGTTCGTATTGTGTACCCTGATCATTGCTTTTGAATCCGGTTCTTTTGGCGGTGTGCTGGGATTGATCATCAGCTGGTTCTCTTCATTGATCGGGCCTACTGCGGTGCCAATGATCCTGGGGCTATTGCCGGCTTTCAGACGTAGCGGGAGTGCGGCAGCTTTATTGTCTATCAGTGGAGGACTGCTTACGTTTGCTGCCACCAAACTCCTGTTGCCGGATAATATGGCAGTGGGGCTGGCTGCACCTATTTCTGTATCACTGGTCATTTATATCACGGCAGGGTTCTTTGCAGCCGGGAAAGTTAAGCCAGCCGCGGAAGTATTGCTTGATTCCATTAAAGAAGACACCTGA
- a CDS encoding FecR family protein, giving the protein MRERIIYLIEQYYHNRSTREELDELMNIIQAGEHDGEIDELMRNFYEEIKEGLSSGERNLQQGVSEEMKSTQGSYTEMDEYRKPSVMVLRLWPVAACLCLAIASATFFLLSRSEQQAGEMAVVKKFTDKAEHKYLLLSDSTQVWLNASSTIDYPEEFGKDKREVYLKGEAFFEVKHAAETPFIIHTGTVTTVVLGTSFNVKAYEGQEHVTVSVKSGKVQVLKQNKLISTLIKGQETKVSKINGRDENDEVNNDLVGAWQQGHLAYEEVRFADIISDMERVYNVDITIRNEQLKQVLVITSFSRDIGVKRALEILCKLTAAKLEEKGGQYFID; this is encoded by the coding sequence ATGAGAGAACGTATCATTTACCTTATTGAACAGTATTATCACAACAGGTCTACCAGGGAGGAACTGGATGAACTGATGAACATTATCCAGGCAGGAGAGCATGACGGGGAGATCGATGAACTCATGCGGAATTTTTATGAAGAGATAAAAGAGGGGCTGAGTTCGGGAGAAAGAAACCTGCAACAGGGAGTTTCAGAAGAAATGAAGAGCACTCAGGGCTCCTACACGGAAATGGATGAATATCGTAAACCTTCCGTGATGGTCCTTCGCTTATGGCCGGTAGCAGCATGTTTATGCCTTGCAATTGCCAGTGCCACATTTTTCCTGCTCTCCCGGTCTGAACAACAGGCAGGTGAAATGGCTGTGGTGAAGAAATTTACGGATAAGGCAGAACACAAATACTTATTGCTGAGCGACAGTACCCAGGTATGGCTGAACGCATCCAGCACGATCGACTATCCTGAAGAATTCGGGAAAGATAAAAGAGAGGTATATCTCAAAGGGGAAGCCTTCTTTGAAGTAAAGCATGCAGCGGAAACTCCTTTCATCATTCACACCGGCACTGTTACAACGGTAGTGCTGGGTACTTCCTTCAATGTAAAAGCATATGAAGGGCAGGAGCATGTAACGGTATCCGTAAAAAGCGGGAAGGTACAGGTGTTGAAACAAAACAAACTGATCTCCACTTTAATAAAAGGGCAGGAAACAAAGGTGAGCAAAATAAACGGCCGGGATGAGAACGACGAGGTTAATAATGACCTGGTAGGCGCCTGGCAGCAAGGCCACCTGGCGTATGAGGAAGTCCGTTTTGCAGACATCATCAGCGATATGGAAAGGGTCTATAATGTAGACATTACTATCAGGAATGAACAACTGAAGCAGGTACTGGTGATCACATCTTTCAGCAGGGACATTGGTGTGAAGAGGGCGCTGGAAATACTGTGTAAGCTCACGGCTGCAAAACTGGAAGAAAAAGGTGGGCAATACTTCATCGACTAA
- a CDS encoding SusC/RagA family TonB-linked outer membrane protein, which produces MPWILQKRRITSYAKHRLTYLKICCIVCILGFSNIFHAYGQDLHKIVVSLDLENAGLKETLKQIESRTSIRFTYKSEDVPAFKPVTMHRTAQKLDDVLNELFSNSSLSYESAGSNVVIIFKKNAAENKAATAVPALLKGRITDEKGVPVPGVSVSVKGSKTGTVTNGDGYYSLTSPESEGILVASFMGFEKKETSFSGAGTYNIILLSEARGLNEVMVIGYGSTTKKDLTGSVGRVEMEDLRKAPVFTFTEALAGRVAGVQVSSNDGQPGQGQNIIIRGSGSLTQSTAPLYVVDGFTMEDFQSNSLNPEDIASITVLKDASGTAIYGARGSNGVVVIQTKKGQAGKPVITFNTTLGIQELRREIPMMSPYEFVKTQTEMTNTSLADAAYFTNGKTLESYRNVEGINWQDKIFRQGKMQSYSLSMRGGNEQTKYSISGVINNQDALIINSGYKRYLGRVSLDQQVSKKIKAGININYSNANSHGLVAANNTGTSTVSNYIFANVFGYRPVGANMSSLEEDLFDEDMPVGTGTVRINPVITAQNTHRVANIGELISNAYITYNILDHLTLNIRGGHRKRQTRGEAFYNSLTPQGAESPVNTKGVNGNFSFAENNTWNNENTLTFEKTFNKVHKLTALGGFSLEGAKTTTYGASAQFIPNEQLGMFGLDEGTALALTANGGNYTLQSFFGRLDYNYRSKYLFTVTMRADGSSKFSKGNRWGYFPSAALGWNMAEENFLKRSRIISNSKLRLSYGISGNNRIGYFDTYNRISFDNRLNGVSFNNQVPGTAAWLSDLGNGGLKWETTELANIGYDLGLFQNRIEITAEVYRKTTRDLLLDAQIPFTTGYANTTRNIGSIRNEGLEISLNTVNVRTGSFRWESNFNISFNRSRVLELTESSTLFSNVSGGFSPAPNLWMAKVGGPISAFNGFVFDGVYQYADFDNPSPGVYVLKPGVPANGNTRASIRPGDIKYRDLNGDGTVNDFDQTVIGRPEPIHIGGFSNNFFYKGLSLNVFFQWSAGNDIFNGNRLVFEGNSQYSYHTNQFASWVDRWSPENPTNKNFRVGGQGPTARGSSRVVEDGSYLRLKTLSLAYQIPAKYLGRLHIRNLSISASAQNLITWTNYSGLDPEVSVKNSALTRGFDYSAYPQAQTMVLGINATF; this is translated from the coding sequence ATGCCTTGGATCTTACAAAAGCGGCGTATTACGTCTTACGCCAAACACCGGCTCACCTATCTGAAAATATGTTGTATTGTATGTATCCTGGGATTCAGCAACATTTTTCATGCCTATGGGCAGGACCTGCATAAGATCGTTGTATCGCTGGACCTGGAGAATGCCGGCCTGAAAGAAACGCTGAAGCAGATCGAAAGCCGCACCAGCATCCGCTTCACTTACAAAAGCGAAGATGTACCTGCTTTCAAACCGGTAACGATGCATCGTACTGCGCAAAAGCTGGACGATGTGCTCAATGAACTGTTTTCAAACAGCAGCCTCAGTTATGAATCCGCAGGCAGCAATGTAGTGATCATCTTTAAAAAAAACGCCGCAGAAAATAAGGCAGCTACTGCAGTACCGGCTTTATTGAAAGGACGCATTACGGATGAAAAGGGAGTACCTGTGCCGGGTGTGAGTGTATCTGTGAAGGGGAGTAAAACAGGAACGGTGACCAATGGAGATGGTTATTATTCGCTCACTTCACCTGAAAGCGAAGGCATACTGGTAGCTTCATTTATGGGGTTTGAAAAGAAGGAGACCAGTTTTTCGGGAGCAGGTACCTACAACATTATCCTGCTATCCGAAGCCCGCGGACTAAATGAAGTGATGGTGATCGGTTATGGTTCCACCACCAAAAAAGACCTTACAGGATCAGTAGGCCGCGTGGAAATGGAAGATCTTCGTAAGGCGCCGGTATTTACATTCACGGAAGCATTGGCAGGCCGTGTTGCGGGTGTGCAGGTTTCATCCAACGATGGCCAGCCAGGGCAGGGGCAAAACATCATCATCAGGGGCTCCGGCTCACTTACGCAAAGTACCGCGCCGCTCTATGTAGTAGATGGTTTTACAATGGAAGATTTCCAGAGTAATTCCCTCAACCCGGAAGACATTGCGTCTATCACTGTGCTCAAAGATGCATCGGGTACCGCTATTTATGGTGCCAGAGGTTCTAACGGCGTAGTGGTGATACAAACCAAAAAAGGGCAGGCTGGTAAACCGGTGATCACTTTCAATACCACGCTCGGGATCCAGGAATTGCGGAGAGAGATACCGATGATGAGCCCTTATGAATTTGTGAAAACGCAAACGGAAATGACGAATACCAGCCTGGCAGATGCGGCTTATTTCACAAATGGCAAAACCCTGGAATCCTATCGCAATGTAGAAGGGATCAACTGGCAGGATAAGATCTTCCGGCAGGGTAAAATGCAGAGCTACAGTTTGTCTATGAGAGGGGGGAACGAGCAGACGAAGTATTCCATCTCCGGGGTGATCAACAACCAGGATGCGCTGATCATCAATTCAGGTTACAAACGTTACCTGGGCCGCGTGTCGCTGGACCAGCAGGTCAGTAAAAAGATCAAAGCCGGTATCAATATCAATTACAGCAATGCTAATTCCCATGGTCTTGTTGCGGCCAATAATACCGGTACTTCCACCGTATCGAACTACATCTTTGCCAACGTATTCGGTTACCGCCCTGTGGGAGCTAATATGAGCTCACTGGAAGAAGACCTCTTTGATGAGGATATGCCGGTTGGTACCGGCACCGTGCGGATCAATCCCGTCATTACTGCACAGAATACACACCGCGTGGCCAACATCGGGGAACTGATCTCCAATGCTTACATCACTTATAATATCCTGGATCACCTCACCTTAAATATAAGGGGAGGGCACAGGAAACGGCAGACGCGTGGCGAAGCCTTCTATAACTCGCTCACGCCGCAGGGTGCTGAAAGCCCTGTGAACACAAAGGGGGTGAACGGTAACTTCAGCTTTGCAGAGAACAATACCTGGAATAACGAAAACACCCTCACCTTTGAGAAAACTTTCAACAAAGTACATAAGCTTACTGCGCTGGGAGGTTTTTCACTGGAAGGCGCAAAGACCACTACTTACGGCGCCAGCGCACAGTTCATTCCTAACGAACAACTGGGGATGTTTGGACTGGATGAAGGTACAGCACTGGCGCTTACTGCAAATGGAGGTAATTATACTTTGCAGTCTTTTTTCGGCCGGCTGGACTATAATTACAGATCGAAATATTTGTTCACGGTTACTATGCGTGCGGACGGATCATCCAAATTCAGCAAAGGTAACCGCTGGGGATATTTCCCCTCCGCTGCACTGGGCTGGAACATGGCAGAGGAAAACTTCCTGAAACGATCGCGTATCATTTCCAATTCCAAACTGCGCCTTAGTTATGGTATTTCGGGGAACAACAGGATCGGTTATTTCGATACTTACAACCGCATCAGTTTTGATAACCGCCTCAATGGTGTGTCTTTCAACAACCAGGTACCGGGTACAGCCGCATGGCTTTCTGATCTGGGTAATGGTGGCCTGAAATGGGAAACTACGGAGCTGGCTAACATCGGTTACGACCTGGGCCTGTTCCAGAACAGGATAGAAATTACTGCTGAAGTATACCGCAAAACTACGCGGGACCTGCTACTGGATGCACAGATCCCTTTCACTACCGGTTATGCCAACACTACCAGGAACATTGGCAGCATCCGCAACGAAGGGTTGGAAATATCGCTGAATACTGTGAACGTGCGTACCGGTTCATTCAGATGGGAGAGCAATTTCAATATCAGTTTCAACCGCAGCAGGGTATTGGAACTCACGGAATCGAGTACTTTATTTTCCAATGTGTCCGGCGGGTTTTCTCCTGCGCCGAACCTCTGGATGGCTAAAGTGGGTGGCCCCATCTCTGCTTTTAATGGATTTGTTTTTGATGGTGTGTACCAGTATGCTGACTTTGATAATCCGTCTCCCGGCGTATACGTACTTAAACCTGGTGTGCCCGCCAATGGTAATACCCGTGCATCTATCAGGCCGGGAGATATCAAATACCGTGATCTGAATGGCGATGGCACCGTGAATGATTTTGATCAGACGGTGATAGGCAGGCCGGAACCCATCCATATAGGCGGTTTCTCCAATAACTTTTTCTATAAAGGGCTTAGCCTCAACGTGTTTTTCCAGTGGTCTGCAGGCAATGATATTTTTAACGGTAACCGTCTTGTATTCGAAGGTAATTCCCAGTACAGTTATCATACCAACCAGTTCGCATCATGGGTAGACCGCTGGTCGCCGGAAAATCCTACGAACAAGAACTTCAGGGTAGGTGGGCAGGGCCCTACCGCCAGGGGTTCTTCGAGAGTAGTGGAGGATGGATCCTACCTGCGTTTGAAAACACTTTCGCTCGCTTACCAGATCCCTGCAAAATACCTGGGCAGGCTGCATATCAGGAATCTCTCCATCAGCGCATCTGCGCAAAACCTGATTACCTGGACGAACTATTCAGGCCTGGACCCGGAGGTGTCCGTAAAAAATTCAGCCCTCACACGGGGATTCGATTATTCCGCCTATCCACAGGCACAAACAATGGTATTAGGCATCAACGCAACATTCTAA
- a CDS encoding RagB/SusD family nutrient uptake outer membrane protein, whose protein sequence is MKKKICFLIIIACSAFSACKDFLDQTPSDFISPVNYYQTAEHLELALNGVYSPLYSRPVYGSVYPARMNLVADEAFYARQEIGLRTYTNGTNDAELDGFWKAIYTGIDRANTLIANISKPQMDETRRKQILGETLFLRGYYYFLLVQHFGGVPLLLEPTLSPSQSQVAKATPADVYAQVLKDMEQAEPLVIPIRTLGFGGKVSQSAVRGILARVNLYMAGAPLNQVTRYAEAAKWAEKVMTDAASGHRLNPDYKNIFIRYANDTYDVGESIWEAEFYGSSANNNNAFGNIGSLIGMASSNASVIGVAYGMHQTTAKLFRTYEAGDVRREWNVSNFAYNATTGAKVFVATAALMNPTNTQLYARYAAKYRREYEVVTPRVNYVTPQNFPILRFADVLLMYAEAETQSKGSATPAAIEAVNQVRRRAWSSGINTITITNGGSGYTSAPAVTFSGGGGSGAVATATISGGRVTAITLSPDASTGAAFTRGSYTSAPAVTISGGAGAGATATATVFNISEAELTAQQTSSKETFLRFIQDERMRELCFESLRKPDLVRWGIFLTEMKQTLNMMLSDNAASPLTQPWYTMTYENVAERNVLFPIPSHEITLNQSLVQNPGW, encoded by the coding sequence ATGAAAAAGAAGATCTGTTTTCTCATCATTATCGCCTGCTCGGCCTTTAGTGCCTGTAAGGATTTTCTTGATCAGACGCCGTCGGACTTTATTTCTCCCGTCAATTATTATCAAACTGCGGAACACCTGGAACTTGCACTCAACGGAGTATACAGCCCCTTGTATTCAAGACCTGTATATGGCAGTGTATACCCTGCGAGGATGAACCTGGTGGCAGATGAAGCCTTCTATGCACGCCAGGAAATAGGACTTCGTACCTACACCAACGGTACGAACGATGCAGAGCTGGATGGCTTCTGGAAAGCCATATACACAGGTATAGATCGTGCTAATACACTTATTGCAAACATCAGTAAACCACAGATGGATGAAACCAGGAGAAAGCAAATACTCGGCGAAACGCTTTTCCTGCGTGGGTATTATTACTTCCTGCTGGTGCAACATTTTGGTGGTGTGCCGTTGTTGCTGGAACCTACACTTTCACCTTCCCAAAGCCAGGTGGCAAAAGCTACCCCGGCTGATGTTTATGCACAGGTACTGAAAGATATGGAACAGGCAGAACCATTGGTGATCCCGATCAGAACACTTGGTTTCGGGGGCAAGGTAAGCCAGTCTGCCGTGCGGGGTATTCTTGCCCGTGTGAACCTCTATATGGCAGGCGCACCATTAAACCAGGTGACCCGTTACGCAGAAGCCGCTAAATGGGCAGAAAAAGTGATGACAGATGCGGCATCCGGGCATCGCCTGAATCCGGATTATAAGAACATTTTTATCCGTTATGCAAATGATACCTATGATGTAGGTGAAAGCATCTGGGAGGCAGAGTTCTACGGCAGTTCCGCAAATAACAACAATGCATTCGGTAATATCGGCAGCCTCATTGGTATGGCTTCTTCCAATGCTTCTGTGATAGGCGTGGCATATGGCATGCACCAGACAACGGCTAAACTTTTCCGTACTTACGAAGCCGGTGATGTGCGCCGCGAATGGAATGTATCCAACTTTGCCTATAATGCAACCACAGGAGCAAAAGTGTTCGTAGCTACTGCCGCATTGATGAATCCTACCAATACTCAGCTTTATGCCCGTTATGCTGCTAAATACAGAAGGGAATATGAAGTAGTAACACCAAGGGTTAATTACGTAACACCACAGAACTTTCCCATCCTGCGATTTGCAGATGTATTGCTGATGTATGCAGAAGCAGAAACACAATCCAAAGGATCAGCTACTCCCGCAGCTATTGAAGCGGTGAACCAGGTGAGAAGAAGAGCATGGTCTTCCGGTATAAATACCATTACTATTACCAACGGCGGCAGTGGTTACACCAGTGCCCCTGCGGTAACATTTTCAGGCGGGGGAGGCAGTGGTGCAGTAGCAACAGCTACTATCAGCGGTGGCCGTGTAACGGCTATTACGCTTAGCCCGGATGCTTCTACCGGTGCAGCCTTTACAAGAGGCAGTTATACTTCTGCGCCGGCTGTAACGATTAGTGGAGGTGCCGGAGCAGGTGCAACGGCAACGGCTACTGTATTCAATATTTCAGAAGCGGAGCTTACCGCACAGCAAACATCTTCCAAAGAAACCTTCCTCAGGTTCATCCAGGATGAAAGGATGCGGGAGTTGTGTTTTGAATCGCTGCGCAAGCCAGACCTGGTGCGCTGGGGTATTTTCCTTACGGAAATGAAACAAACCCTGAACATGATGTTGTCTGATAACGCGGCATCCCCCCTCACGCAACCCTGGTACACGATGACCTATGAAAATGTGGCGGAAAGGAATGTGCTATTCCCTATCCCTTCTCACGAGATCACATTGAATCAGTCGCTGGTGCAGAATCCAGGTTGGTAA
- a CDS encoding DUF5017 domain-containing protein, whose translation MKRIYYTLCLGLLFACNKDNELSTPDFEVSTAAPTFKKDEAVLFSFKGNPQLISVYTGEFGKDYNFREGRTLDVTGLNLVFNSAVANEGAGTPQTGMFSLLVSSNFNGDYSSFATVQAATWTDVTSRLTKQEAATTATSSLATPAEGIDLSDLRVAGKPLYIAFRYNIRPQSTNGIWRMWTFQGFSLTGNTSNGKQTLGNMTTTAFRVIQKNPEITSRTATSATALTLRHADLSLNPDAAEVATENWIVSQAFSNVNRIDFGPDLSTPIQGGTSAVEKKDFSYKFAKAGQYSVYFVAANVSLNGKKETVRKVDLTITE comes from the coding sequence ATGAAACGCATCTATTATACACTTTGCCTGGGTTTGCTTTTTGCCTGTAATAAAGACAATGAATTGTCTACTCCTGATTTTGAGGTAAGTACCGCTGCTCCTACCTTTAAAAAAGACGAAGCTGTGCTATTCAGCTTCAAAGGCAATCCGCAACTGATCTCCGTATACACGGGAGAGTTCGGCAAAGATTACAATTTCCGTGAAGGAAGAACACTGGATGTAACAGGGCTTAACCTGGTGTTTAACAGTGCAGTGGCCAATGAGGGTGCCGGTACGCCACAGACAGGAATGTTTTCTTTACTGGTGTCCAGCAATTTCAATGGGGATTATTCTTCTTTTGCAACTGTACAGGCTGCTACCTGGACGGATGTAACAAGCCGCCTTACTAAACAGGAAGCTGCCACAACTGCCACCAGCAGCCTGGCTACACCGGCAGAGGGGATTGATCTCAGTGATCTCAGGGTAGCCGGAAAACCCCTGTACATTGCTTTCCGGTATAACATCCGCCCGCAAAGTACAAACGGTATCTGGCGTATGTGGACCTTCCAGGGTTTTAGTCTTACCGGCAATACTTCCAATGGAAAACAGACATTGGGTAATATGACGACCACCGCATTCAGGGTTATACAAAAGAACCCGGAGATCACTTCACGTACAGCCACCAGTGCTACTGCACTTACATTACGGCATGCGGACCTTTCGCTGAACCCGGATGCAGCAGAGGTTGCAACGGAGAACTGGATCGTCAGTCAAGCTTTCAGCAATGTGAACAGGATCGATTTTGGGCCAGACCTTTCTACACCTATCCAGGGTGGGACCAGTGCTGTGGAGAAAAAGGACTTCTCGTATAAGTTCGCAAAAGCCGGACAGTACAGCGTATACTTCGTAGCGGCAAACGTAAGCCTCAACGGAAAGAAGGAAACAGTAAGAAAAGTAGACCTTACAATTACCGAATAA